The Leptolyngbya iicbica LK region ATGCTCCCGCCCTAGTCAAAGCTTTAGAGCCTGTGCGGAGTACCGGCTTTTACTTTTGGATGGCAGCGATTTACCTCTCGACAGCCAAAGCAACATACTTCATTGAAGTTGAGTCGACCTATCCCTGGATCGTTATTTTAGAAATTGCATCGGTCTCGCTGCTGCTCTGTACTTTTAACTTTGGCCTGGGCCGCTGGCTCGGGGGCTACGACTGGGGCCAAGAGATGGGCCAATCCCTCGGACAAAAAAATACCCTGTTTAGCATTTGGGTCTGCCTGACATTTTTGACGCCCGCGATCGCCCTCGGCCCCATGTTTTACGTGGTATTTCAGAATCTCTACAATTCCTATTTGCTCGCTCGCAAACCGCAGTTGAAATCGGGCTAGAGTCATGTATTCCAGCGTTTATTACCTGCTGCGCTCTAAACAAGATGGTCGCCACCTCGCCGCGCGTCCCGAGGGGCCAGAGAGCGATCGCACCTATTTGCTCATCTTCTCAGCAGATCATGAAGCCCTGTCGTATTTGAGCGCCCATGCGCCCGAGGTGCGCGATCGCTTTGCGGTGGAATCCGTTCCGGCGTATCAACTGAAAGGTATGCTGAGCCGCTGGGGCTTTGCGGGTATCGGCTTAGTTAGCGATCCCAGCGGCCCCAAGGTCGAGTTTATGCAGCGCGATCGCCTCTTTTAACGACTGGCCCTAGCGAAATTCAACTATCGGCCGGAGTTCCGAACCGTGAGCGAGTAACGCCTCCGGATCAATAGCTAGAGCCTGAGCGAGTTTGAGCAAAGGTTTTAACCACACCGCAGCCTGGGCGGGGTCTTCTTGTCGTAGCCAACTCAGCCATTCCGCACTGTGCTGCCAATACAACTCCTGCGAACGCACCAATGAAATACCGCCCAAACGGTAACCCAGGTTAATCAACCGTCGCAGCCAATCCACATTCTCGACCAGATGCTCAGGCCGGGGATTATCGAGGAAATGTCGTAGCGATCGCCAGATGATCCCCTCCAAGATGCGTTGCCCTTCAGGAATGGCACAATCACATTGAAACTGCTGGGCCTCTTGGGCGATGCTCTCTAGCTGCATCAGGTGCACCGTGCCTCGATTGAGCGGCCCCCCATTCAAGTCAATCGTCTCTTGATCTAACATCCGGAGGCTTTCTAAAGCCCGATGGCGGATCGCCACTTCTGCGGCTACTTGGAGTTCTTGGGGCACGGTTAGCCCATCGCGGTGAAAAGCTTTGAGCAGGCCGTGATTATTGCGATAAACCTGATCGTAGAGCTGATCCAAACGCTGTAGCGTATCGCGACTAAGGAGCTGCATAATGCGGTGCCGCTCTTCGGCAAACAGGGTCTGCAAATTATAAGCATGATCCCCGAACGCCTCGTTCATGGCTAAAATCACCTGCGCGGCGCTGCCACTGCTAAACGCTGCCAACACAGTCTCTTTGGCCCGTTGATAATCCAGCCGTCGCCGGAAACCGCTGACACTACAGTGGAAGTCCCAACCGCCGAGATGCAGCACAACAAAGCTGAGATCGGAGCGATCGCCCATCACATCTGACATCACCTGTAAGCGACCCACCGCAAGGGACAACGGCCCCATGCGCTGCACCTGATAATCATGCTGCTGAATGGTGTAGCAATAGAGGCGCTGTTCCGTTTGATAAGGCGTAAACAGGGAGCTCATGGCATAGTGCGCCACCACCTGCTCCAAGCTCACCTGAGAGGGAATCGCCAACTGACGATAGACGCCCGCCGCATTGTGAAACTGCGGCACATTGCTGAGACCAGGTTCGAGCTGATTGATGAACTCGGTTTCTAGCTCAACGCCGCTGATTTCGCCCGCCAGTTCGATCGCCCGCGCCGCATAGCGCAAAATCTGCGTGCCCTCGGGACGTGACACCTCATCAAAAAACCAACCGCAACTGGTATACATCAACAACGCATGATGCTGCATTTCCAGCAGCCGTAGCGCTTCGACCTGTTCGGCATGGGTCAGCGCGTGATGCTGATATTGGCGAAAGAACTGCTCGCGACTCTGGGCCGTGCGCTGACGAATCACCTGCACGTAGCCATTTCGCGCCGCCCAGGGATCGGTAAACAAGGCAGTGCCATACTGCTCAAAGATTTCGGCCAGTTCATTCCGCAGCCAGTCCAAGGCATCGCGCAGGGGCCGCCGCCATTTTTGATGCCACAGGCCACCGCCGCCGCAACCGCAATCGTCTTGCCAGCGATCGACCCCGTGAGAACAGCTCCAAGCCGTGACAGGCTTCAACACGGCCTCCCAGGTGGGCGGACAGTGATGCAAGTAATAAGCGTAGTTCGTGACCGTCCACCCCTGATGGGGAAATTCTTTGGTCACGGCATAAGCGAGGGTTTTCTCCGCGCCGCCTCGGTGATGCCCAAAGGTCTCGCCATCGGTAGCGACGCCCACTAGTTGCGACGGCCGATGATCGCCCCGTACCGCTTGCCCAATACGTCCGGCGAAATGCTGCGATGAACTCAGCACATCGTTAAAGCCCATGTCGCGCGAGATCGGCCCGTCATAAAAGAAGACATCAATGTAGCGGTGAGTGTCGTCCGCATTGCGGCTAGGCAAGTAACAGCGATAGGGCCGATTGGGATCAATTTGGCCGCCGCCGACTTCGTGCCAGTCGGGCTCCGGCTCATCCGCCGTGGGAATCGTGCGACACCGCTGCACCTGCGACGGTGCCAGGATGGTGAACTTAAAGCCTTCATCTACCAGAGCTTCGAGGGTGGGATAGTCCACCGCGGTCTCCGCCAGCCAGATCCCTTCGGGCTCACGGCCAAAGCGGGCCACAAAATCGGCCTTACCCCAGCGAATCTGCGTCTGTTTGTCGCGATCGCTCGCCAGAGGCATGATGATGTGGTTGTACACCTGGGCGATCGCATTGCCGTGGCCCGCGAAGCGATCGCAGCTCTCGCGATCGGCTTCTAAAATGCGGCGATAGGTTTCGGGATCATGGCGCTCCATCCAACTCATAAGCGTGGGGCCAATGTTGAAGCTGATGTGAGCAAAATTATTGACAATATCAATCACCTCACCCTGCTCATTCAAAATGCGGGCGTAGGCATTGGGGCGATAGCACTCGTGGTGAACCCGCTCATTCCAGTCGTGAAAGGGCGCCGCACTGGGTTGATGTTCGACCGCCCCCAGATACGGATTTTCGCGCGGCGGCTGATAAAAATGCCCATGAATACATACGCACACCCCCAACGCCGTTTGGGGATCAGGCGCAGTCTGCACGGGCATGGTTACTGGAGACAAGTTGCTGGTTTCGCTCATATGCTCAAAGCACTGGGGATTATGTTCATCGGGCTGAGACATCGCCTTCGTCAACCCTCGGGACTTGATTTAACTATCGCCATGACATCGGGCGTGCTTCTTGGCTGCAATGCCAATGCGTATCTGGCCGATATTTTGAAAATAATAAAGTCTATGTCTGAGCGCTTTCCATTACTGCGACGATCAGAGGCGTAGCTAACTCGTCTTAAAAGATGCCTGATTTCGCAAAAGATAATCAATACTCACCGCTTTTATCGCGCAATTCTCTAAGGCTGAAAGTTAGTTTATGAAGCCATACAACAGTCAAACAATTCATCTGTAACACTGATCACCAAAGCGTTTAGGTCGTTACGAATCAGCGAGGAGCACTGGGTATAAAGCTTATCCAACTTTTTGTGAATCCCTGAGTTACACCGTCATGATCCCCTCAACAATGCTTTACAGCCAACCACCGCTGCCAGGGTTTGCCGCGACGGTTTGCCTCAAAAAGTTGAATGCTCCAGTGATGACTGCACTAGGTGCATCCCCTGCCGGTGCTGATGCGGCATGGGTAACGGCCAGGGATCTTTCGGAAAAATTTATCTGGCGAATGTTGAGATTCGCGGAAATTTGAGAACACTAGGCGAAAGCATAAGTAATTATCCGGGAGTGGTCTCCCGTTTTTTCTATGATGCAGTGGCCCTCAATCAGCATTATTGTGCCGACCTATCAACGGGAAGCGGTGCTCTGCAGCACTCTCACCGACGTGCTCAAGCAAGACTATCCCGATTATGAAGTCATTGTGGTCGACCAGACCCAGACCCATCGGCCTGAGACCCAGGCTTACTTAGACGAGCTAACCGCCAAAGAGCAGATTCAGTATTACCAGTTGAGTTGGGCCAGCCTGCCTGGAGCGCGGAATTACGGGGTGGAGCGATCGCGCGGCGACATCATTCTCTTTATCGATGATGACGTGGAACTGCCCGAGGGCTACCTTTACGCCCACGCCAAAGTGTTTATGGAGAAGCCCGAGGTCGGGGCCGTGGCCGGGCGCGTTTTTGACCGCATGAAGCTGGGCGATGATCCCGATTCATCCATTGACCAGCTGCCGCCCGAGGCGATGGATCCGGGGATCGCCTGGTATCACATCGATCTCGTCCACACTACCCAGCCCCAGCAGGTGATTAGCGCACGGGGCTGCAATATGTCCTTCCGACGAGAAATTTTCGGTAAACACGGTCTCCGGTTTGACGAGCGCTTTCGGGGCAATGCCGTGCGCGAAGAGTCCGACTTTTGCCTGCGCTTA contains the following coding sequences:
- the hpsN gene encoding hormogonium polysaccharide biosynthesis glycosyltransferase HpsN, encoding MMQWPSISIIVPTYQREAVLCSTLTDVLKQDYPDYEVIVVDQTQTHRPETQAYLDELTAKEQIQYYQLSWASLPGARNYGVERSRGDIILFIDDDVELPEGYLYAHAKVFMEKPEVGAVAGRVFDRMKLGDDPDSSIDQLPPEAMDPGIAWYHIDLVHTTQPQQVISARGCNMSFRREIFGKHGLRFDERFRGNAVREESDFCLRLRETGYIVWYSPEANLIHLGEESGGCHDISTRSLAYQITFYHNHFLMGLKNLTPGQALRLYAKLFDCHVLGHPPCYKSGSPIKVATRFVFYWLGFLDAIGTLIKTGKKHRVYTTPADTPMSLSAQY
- a CDS encoding DUF3536 domain-containing protein is translated as MSQPDEHNPQCFEHMSETSNLSPVTMPVQTAPDPQTALGVCVCIHGHFYQPPRENPYLGAVEHQPSAAPFHDWNERVHHECYRPNAYARILNEQGEVIDIVNNFAHISFNIGPTLMSWMERHDPETYRRILEADRESCDRFAGHGNAIAQVYNHIIMPLASDRDKQTQIRWGKADFVARFGREPEGIWLAETAVDYPTLEALVDEGFKFTILAPSQVQRCRTIPTADEPEPDWHEVGGGQIDPNRPYRCYLPSRNADDTHRYIDVFFYDGPISRDMGFNDVLSSSQHFAGRIGQAVRGDHRPSQLVGVATDGETFGHHRGGAEKTLAYAVTKEFPHQGWTVTNYAYYLHHCPPTWEAVLKPVTAWSCSHGVDRWQDDCGCGGGGLWHQKWRRPLRDALDWLRNELAEIFEQYGTALFTDPWAARNGYVQVIRQRTAQSREQFFRQYQHHALTHAEQVEALRLLEMQHHALLMYTSCGWFFDEVSRPEGTQILRYAARAIELAGEISGVELETEFINQLEPGLSNVPQFHNAAGVYRQLAIPSQVSLEQVVAHYAMSSLFTPYQTEQRLYCYTIQQHDYQVQRMGPLSLAVGRLQVMSDVMGDRSDLSFVVLHLGGWDFHCSVSGFRRRLDYQRAKETVLAAFSSGSAAQVILAMNEAFGDHAYNLQTLFAEERHRIMQLLSRDTLQRLDQLYDQVYRNNHGLLKAFHRDGLTVPQELQVAAEVAIRHRALESLRMLDQETIDLNGGPLNRGTVHLMQLESIAQEAQQFQCDCAIPEGQRILEGIIWRSLRHFLDNPRPEHLVENVDWLRRLINLGYRLGGISLVRSQELYWQHSAEWLSWLRQEDPAQAAVWLKPLLKLAQALAIDPEALLAHGSELRPIVEFR